In one window of Blastopirellula marina DNA:
- a CDS encoding ferrochelatase: MTDLPYDALLVLSFGGPEKPDDVIPFLENVLRGRNVPRERMLEVAEHYYHFGGKSPINDQNRELIEALTTELKQHEINLPIYWGNRNWHPLLTDTMRQMHADGVRKVLVFVTSIFSSYSGCRQYREDIQKAQAELGLESIVFHKIRTFYNHPSFVETMADRVRDAIAQLPAEDAQNRKVLFTAHSIPNAMAENCDYEKQLEESSRLIAETAGVEDWALVYQSRSGPPTQPWLEPDVCDAIQELADAKAASQIVLVPVGFVSDHMEVIYDLDDEAASLSQKLGIPLARAKTAGTHPTFVAMIRQLIEERLGKTDEKLAVGNYGPSHDVCPTNCCRYEPRRPPASRPKE; encoded by the coding sequence ATGACCGATCTGCCTTACGATGCGTTGCTGGTTCTCTCATTCGGCGGCCCAGAGAAACCAGACGATGTTATTCCGTTTCTCGAAAACGTTCTCCGTGGTAGAAATGTCCCGCGAGAACGAATGCTAGAGGTAGCCGAACACTACTACCACTTTGGTGGCAAGAGTCCGATCAACGATCAGAATCGCGAACTGATCGAAGCACTCACTACCGAACTAAAACAGCACGAGATCAATCTTCCCATTTACTGGGGAAACCGGAACTGGCATCCACTGCTCACCGATACCATGCGTCAAATGCACGCCGACGGCGTGCGTAAAGTTCTGGTTTTTGTCACCTCAATCTTCAGTTCCTACTCTGGCTGTCGGCAATACCGGGAAGACATCCAGAAAGCGCAAGCCGAACTAGGTCTCGAATCGATCGTCTTCCACAAGATTCGCACGTTCTACAACCATCCGTCGTTTGTCGAAACGATGGCCGATCGCGTTCGAGATGCGATTGCTCAATTACCGGCTGAGGATGCCCAAAACAGAAAAGTGCTGTTTACCGCGCACAGCATTCCAAATGCGATGGCCGAGAACTGCGACTACGAAAAGCAACTCGAGGAAAGCTCGCGTTTAATCGCAGAAACTGCTGGTGTTGAAGATTGGGCACTTGTTTATCAAAGTCGTAGCGGTCCCCCAACGCAACCTTGGCTGGAGCCAGACGTCTGCGATGCGATCCAGGAACTAGCCGACGCGAAAGCAGCAAGTCAAATTGTGTTGGTTCCGGTGGGGTTCGTATCCGATCACATGGAAGTCATCTATGATTTGGATGACGAGGCTGCCAGCTTGTCTCAAAAGCTTGGCATCCCTCTCGCAAGAGCCAAGACCGCTGGTACCCATCCAACCTTCGTAGCGATGATTCGGCAACTCATCGAAGAGCGACTTGGAAAGACGGATGAAAAACTGGCGGTTGGCAATTACGGGCCTTCTCACGACGTTTGCCCAACGAACTGTTGCCGCTACGAGCCTCGCCGTCCTCCCGCCTCCCGTCCCAAAGAATAG
- a CDS encoding PH domain-containing protein — protein MKQAIAGLSLSGQHESTAIVVWPSVSATDTGQTLGKLYEKKDGTGIFTLGNLFVLLSIPIAIPLYLWNFLPVVGTRYRITNRRILVERGIQGTTEKEIGLDQFDRIEIQQKPGQVWFRSADMIFWQTAKSDGIEGETEVLRLPGVPYPEVFQAACKKAAMTFRGFQEIRQRQAVGG, from the coding sequence ATGAAACAAGCCATTGCTGGCCTTTCATTAAGTGGCCAACACGAGTCAACTGCGATTGTTGTGTGGCCGTCGGTTTCTGCTACGGATACTGGCCAGACGCTGGGCAAGCTTTACGAAAAGAAGGATGGCACTGGTATCTTTACCTTGGGGAATCTGTTTGTATTGCTCTCGATTCCTATTGCGATACCGCTTTACCTGTGGAACTTTTTGCCGGTTGTCGGTACGCGTTATCGCATCACCAATCGCCGGATTCTCGTCGAACGTGGGATTCAAGGCACTACGGAAAAAGAAATTGGTTTAGATCAGTTCGATCGAATTGAGATTCAGCAGAAGCCGGGCCAAGTTTGGTTTCGGTCGGCGGACATGATCTTCTGGCAAACTGCTAAGTCTGACGGTATTGAAGGGGAAACCGAAGTGCTGCGACTGCCTGGCGTTCCCTATCCCGAGGTGTTTCAGGCCGCATGCAAGAAGGCAGCGATGACCTTTCGTGGCTTTCAAGAAATTCGGCAACGTCAAGCCGTTGGCGGTTGA
- a CDS encoding aldehyde dehydrogenase (NADP(+)): protein MAVQQVFIGGKWRDANHSGTFQADNPATKQALADEFPVSTWQDVDEALSAAHVAFREMRQMAVDRLELFLNLFAHLLEENAQTLCELASQETGLAVSPRLLDVELPRTVNQLKLAAQAAGEGSWRIPTIDTKANIRSYYAGIGPVAVFGPNNFPLAFNGASGGDFAAAIAAGNPVIVKANPGHPATTRELVKLAVQAANEIGLPPAAIQLVYHMSNEDGLKMVSDPRLGSVGFTGSSTAGRKLKEAADKVGKPIYLEMSSINPVVILPGALAERGADLATEFSTSCLMAAGQFCTNPGLVIVMDDEHTTQFITTVKDAFGKAPSGTLLTKGVEASLADSLKKLIDAGADVEVSESGEGSSKGYSCPNTLLTTSGDKFLEQPELFQTEAFGNSSLVVKAKNLDQVCKIIESLEGNLTGTIYSDTEGSDDPAYDTVSLILRQKVGRLINDKMPTGVAVSAAMNHGGPFPSTGHPGFTAVGIPASIHRFAMLQCFDNVRESRLPRELHNENPTGRTWRLIDGAWTQKSVS from the coding sequence ATGGCGGTTCAACAAGTTTTCATTGGCGGAAAATGGCGTGACGCAAATCATAGTGGGACGTTCCAGGCAGATAATCCTGCTACCAAGCAAGCTTTGGCTGATGAGTTTCCGGTAAGCACTTGGCAAGACGTTGACGAAGCTTTGTCGGCTGCGCATGTTGCCTTCCGAGAGATGCGTCAAATGGCGGTCGACCGGCTGGAACTGTTCCTCAATTTGTTCGCCCATCTGCTGGAAGAAAACGCCCAGACGCTGTGCGAATTGGCGAGTCAAGAGACTGGATTGGCCGTTTCGCCGCGGTTGTTGGATGTCGAGTTGCCACGAACGGTCAACCAATTAAAGCTGGCCGCCCAGGCCGCCGGTGAAGGTAGCTGGCGTATTCCGACGATTGATACCAAGGCCAACATTCGCTCTTACTACGCGGGGATTGGTCCTGTGGCGGTGTTCGGACCGAACAATTTTCCTTTGGCATTCAATGGTGCTTCTGGCGGTGACTTTGCCGCGGCGATTGCCGCTGGCAACCCGGTTATCGTGAAGGCAAATCCTGGCCACCCGGCGACGACACGTGAACTCGTCAAGTTGGCTGTTCAGGCCGCGAACGAAATCGGTTTGCCTCCTGCTGCGATTCAGCTGGTTTACCACATGTCGAATGAGGACGGACTGAAGATGGTTTCCGATCCTCGACTCGGATCGGTTGGTTTTACCGGAAGCAGTACGGCCGGTCGCAAGCTGAAGGAAGCGGCTGATAAAGTGGGTAAGCCGATCTATCTCGAAATGTCGAGCATCAACCCGGTTGTCATCCTGCCGGGAGCATTGGCCGAACGTGGTGCCGACTTGGCTACCGAGTTCAGCACCAGCTGTTTGATGGCCGCGGGACAGTTTTGCACGAACCCAGGTTTGGTTATCGTGATGGACGACGAGCATACCACTCAGTTCATCACCACCGTGAAAGACGCATTTGGAAAGGCGCCGTCTGGCACGCTGCTTACCAAGGGAGTCGAAGCTTCGTTGGCGGACAGCTTGAAGAAACTGATCGACGCCGGTGCGGACGTCGAAGTGAGCGAGAGTGGCGAAGGTTCGTCCAAGGGGTACTCTTGCCCCAATACCTTGCTGACGACTTCCGGCGACAAGTTCCTGGAACAGCCCGAATTGTTCCAGACCGAAGCTTTCGGAAATTCGTCGCTTGTCGTTAAAGCTAAGAACTTGGATCAAGTCTGTAAGATCATCGAATCGCTGGAGGGTAACCTGACCGGTACGATTTATTCGGATACCGAGGGAAGCGATGACCCCGCTTACGATACGGTCAGCTTGATTTTGCGGCAGAAGGTGGGGCGTTTGATCAACGATAAAATGCCAACGGGGGTCGCGGTCAGTGCGGCCATGAATCACGGTGGTCCTTTTCCTTCAACCGGGCACCCAGGATTCACAGCGGTTGGTATCCCGGCATCGATTCATCGATTCGCAATGTTACAGTGTTTCGACAACGTCCGTGAAAGCCGTTTGCCACGGGAACTTCATAACGAAAATCCTACGGGACGTACGTGGCGATTGATTGACGGAGCTTGGACTCAAAAGAGTGTCTCGTAA
- a CDS encoding HD domain-containing protein codes for MSEPSKLRRQIAHEAARLLYDRQVSEYYQAKMKAARRVQRGWVKDADLPTNAEIRDEVQSMARMFEGDSRLSHLLSMRLEGLRMMKILERFRPKIVGSVLTGHVRKGSDIDLHVFSDSVSSVTSALDAEGVRYDVERKHVNKPGAEGVYVHIHIREEYPFEITVRASNEVSVVSRSSITGKPQERMSLAEFEQFLQTQYEPGEYEEGLAAIENQVDRFLQYEALMLPLENVKQNPKWHPEGDVLYHSLQVFELAKRQLPYDEEFLLAALLHDVGKGIDPYNHVQAGLTALGEDITERTHWLIAYHMEAGQILDGSLGARAKQRLKQSESYEELMLLARCDRDGRQVGVEVAELEEVIDYLRQLSYECDSW; via the coding sequence ATGTCGGAACCGTCGAAACTGCGTCGTCAGATTGCCCATGAAGCTGCGCGCTTGTTGTATGACCGCCAGGTATCGGAGTACTATCAGGCCAAGATGAAAGCGGCCCGCCGAGTTCAGCGCGGTTGGGTCAAAGATGCCGATCTCCCCACGAATGCCGAAATTCGAGACGAGGTCCAGTCCATGGCTCGAATGTTCGAGGGAGATTCTCGCCTAAGCCACCTTTTGTCGATGCGTCTGGAAGGCCTGCGGATGATGAAGATCCTGGAAAGATTTCGCCCGAAAATCGTCGGAAGCGTACTCACAGGCCACGTTCGGAAAGGATCGGATATCGATCTCCATGTTTTCAGCGATAGCGTCTCCAGCGTAACGTCGGCATTAGATGCCGAAGGGGTACGCTACGACGTCGAACGAAAACACGTCAACAAACCAGGTGCCGAAGGGGTCTATGTCCACATCCATATCCGCGAAGAATACCCGTTCGAGATCACTGTGCGGGCAAGCAACGAAGTGTCGGTCGTTTCGCGCAGTTCCATAACAGGTAAGCCGCAGGAACGGATGAGCTTAGCCGAGTTCGAGCAGTTTCTCCAAACACAATACGAGCCCGGCGAATATGAAGAAGGCTTGGCCGCAATCGAGAATCAGGTCGATCGCTTTTTGCAGTACGAAGCTTTGATGCTCCCACTGGAGAACGTCAAGCAAAACCCCAAATGGCACCCCGAAGGTGACGTGCTCTACCACAGTCTCCAAGTATTCGAATTAGCCAAACGGCAACTTCCTTATGACGAAGAGTTTCTGTTGGCTGCCTTACTACACGACGTAGGAAAGGGGATCGACCCGTACAACCATGTACAGGCAGGGCTGACTGCGTTGGGCGAAGATATCACCGAACGGACACACTGGCTCATCGCCTATCACATGGAGGCTGGGCAAATCCTGGATGGCTCCCTGGGGGCCCGAGCAAAACAGCGACTCAAGCAATCGGAGAGCTATGAAGAGCTGATGCTCCTGGCTCGCTGCGATCGGGACGGCCGCCAAGTTGGGGTCGAGGTCGCCGAATTGGAGGAGGTGATCGACTACCTGCGGCAACTTTCCTACGAATGCGATTCGTGGTAG
- the floA gene encoding flotillin-like protein FloA (flotillin-like protein involved in membrane lipid rafts) — protein MLVVLGIVILIVLLNYGQLWFQAFASSADISLWSLVGMSLRQVNSRLIVKAKIMAKQSGLDIDRRNGISTRRLEAHYLAGGNVMHVIHAIIAAHRAGIDLDFDRAAAIDLAGRDVVDAVRTSVLPKVIDCPDPRRSGKNTLSAIAKNGVELRVRAKVTVKTSLEQLIGGATEETVIARVGESIISAIGSSEHHTHVLENPDVITRAVLARGLDAHTAYEIVSIDIADIDVGENVGARLQNDQAEADTRVARAKAEQRRAEAVAAEQENKAKVAMNRAKLVFAEAEVPRAMADAFRSGSMHAPHENGQG, from the coding sequence ATGCTGGTCGTACTGGGCATCGTCATATTGATTGTGTTGCTGAACTACGGGCAATTATGGTTTCAAGCGTTCGCTTCGAGTGCCGACATCTCATTGTGGAGTCTTGTCGGCATGAGCCTGCGACAGGTCAACAGCCGGTTGATTGTCAAAGCGAAGATTATGGCCAAACAATCTGGTCTCGATATCGATCGGCGTAATGGGATCAGTACGCGGCGGCTGGAGGCGCATTACCTGGCTGGCGGCAACGTCATGCATGTGATTCACGCGATTATCGCGGCTCATCGGGCAGGAATCGATCTCGACTTCGATCGTGCTGCGGCGATTGACTTGGCTGGTCGTGATGTTGTTGACGCCGTGCGGACCAGTGTTCTACCGAAGGTGATCGACTGTCCTGATCCACGCCGGAGTGGTAAGAACACATTGAGCGCTATCGCGAAGAACGGTGTTGAGCTTCGCGTGCGGGCCAAGGTGACCGTAAAGACATCGCTCGAGCAATTGATCGGCGGTGCCACCGAAGAGACGGTGATTGCCCGGGTGGGCGAGAGTATCATTTCGGCGATTGGTTCTTCGGAACATCACACGCATGTGCTCGAAAATCCTGACGTCATCACCCGAGCGGTTTTGGCCCGCGGACTTGATGCGCATACCGCCTACGAGATTGTCTCGATCGACATCGCGGACATCGATGTTGGCGAGAACGTTGGGGCCCGGCTGCAGAATGATCAGGCCGAAGCCGATACCCGTGTTGCCCGCGCGAAAGCGGAACAACGTCGTGCGGAAGCGGTTGCCGCCGAACAAGAGAACAAGGCCAAGGTCGCGATGAATCGAGCCAAGCTGGTATTCGCAGAGGCGGAGGTTCCTCGGGCCATGGCGGATGCGTTCCGCAGTGGTTCAATGCATGCACCTCACGAAAATGGCCAAGGTTAG
- a CDS encoding fumarylacetoacetate hydrolase family protein, translated as MRLAKFIGTHGTPAIGLVRDNEVVQFSSHEISSLFDILNAENPAQMVESLLPKAEQTIPLDEVVWLPPIDQQEVWAAGVTYKRSQTARMEESEAAADCYDRVYQSDRPELFFKATPHRVTGTGQTLRIRKDSKWNVPEPEFALALNSRGQIVGLTIGNDMSSRDIEGENPLYLPQAKVYDQCCGLGPWVVLASEYWKDFPQLSDVQVRLDIVRSGESVFGGETSLDQLARSLEGLVEYLFRDQHFPRGAFLLTGTGIVPDNDFTLQPQDIVNITISGIGTLTSEIIQG; from the coding sequence ATGCGTCTTGCAAAGTTCATCGGCACCCATGGAACACCCGCGATCGGCCTGGTCCGCGACAACGAGGTCGTTCAGTTCTCGTCTCACGAGATCAGTAGCCTGTTCGACATTTTGAATGCTGAGAACCCGGCGCAGATGGTTGAATCACTGCTGCCAAAGGCGGAGCAAACGATTCCGCTTGACGAAGTGGTCTGGTTGCCGCCGATCGATCAGCAGGAGGTCTGGGCGGCCGGGGTGACCTACAAGCGGAGTCAGACCGCTCGAATGGAAGAGTCGGAAGCTGCAGCGGACTGTTACGACCGCGTTTATCAGTCCGATCGGCCTGAGCTGTTCTTCAAGGCAACGCCGCACCGCGTGACGGGAACGGGACAAACTTTGCGAATTCGAAAGGATTCCAAGTGGAATGTCCCTGAGCCGGAGTTTGCGTTGGCCCTGAATTCTCGGGGACAAATCGTTGGTCTCACGATTGGCAACGACATGAGCAGCCGGGACATCGAAGGCGAGAACCCCCTTTATCTCCCCCAGGCAAAAGTTTATGACCAATGTTGCGGGCTGGGACCGTGGGTCGTTCTGGCTTCGGAGTATTGGAAGGACTTTCCGCAGCTTTCAGACGTTCAAGTTCGGCTAGACATTGTCCGCAGTGGAGAAAGTGTGTTCGGGGGAGAGACCAGCCTCGACCAACTAGCTCGTTCATTGGAGGGATTGGTTGAATACCTCTTCCGTGATCAGCACTTCCCCCGCGGAGCCTTCTTGTTGACCGGCACTGGCATTGTGCCGGACAACGACTTCACCCTTCAGCCGCAAGACATCGTGAATATCACCATTTCGGGCATCGGAACCCTGACCAGCGAGATCATTCAGGGTTAG
- a CDS encoding RNA polymerase sigma factor RpoD/SigA produces the protein MTDGGSSAARKGNRSGGAELNLATASWETSISSQLPGTRSQDGTASKFSSKAWEPESLRAYLTEMGKIPRLTPEQEIDLAQRVTKTRTAFLKRLFACGVVSTRICDLLVEVVEGDRRLDRTLEVTISSPQEKAKWHDRIKDAISRLTEAAVLDQDDLSVAMSETEYTEDQRSHAVERLMRRRHATACFLLALGLREKYYPTWMQAVENTAKKLGISREYAISKPADIFRQPSTAAAREVLGLYHESPGTLQFQLPRIRQMQEAYSLAKQQLVGANLRLVVSIAKSYRHRGLNFMDLIQEGNLGLMRAVEKFDQSLGFKFATYATWWIRQAILKAITDQAKLIRVPVRMQERIQSVQTSKAVLRQEENRNPTIEEIAHHAKISEKDVRHADALMGGPLSLDVRLSDDDEFADILPDRNESRSLSESGRSTVQQLLLKVFNVLNHREQEILRRRFGIGDGRTQTLEEVSRAFSLTRERIRQIEIAALRKLRKSSECACLEDWIDEPVTL, from the coding sequence ATGACCGACGGAGGCAGCAGCGCGGCTCGGAAGGGTAACCGTTCCGGTGGCGCCGAATTAAATTTGGCTACAGCGAGTTGGGAGACGAGTATCTCGTCTCAATTGCCGGGAACTCGTAGTCAGGATGGAACCGCTAGTAAGTTTTCATCAAAAGCTTGGGAGCCAGAATCGCTCCGAGCTTACCTTACCGAGATGGGTAAGATTCCTCGCCTGACGCCAGAACAGGAAATTGATCTAGCCCAACGTGTTACCAAGACACGGACCGCTTTCTTGAAGCGACTGTTCGCTTGCGGTGTCGTATCGACGCGAATCTGCGATTTGCTAGTCGAAGTCGTGGAAGGGGATCGCCGGCTTGATCGTACCCTGGAAGTGACGATCAGCAGTCCGCAGGAGAAAGCGAAGTGGCATGATCGAATTAAGGATGCGATTAGTCGACTGACAGAAGCAGCCGTACTCGATCAGGATGATCTCTCTGTCGCCATGTCGGAAACTGAATACACCGAGGACCAACGAAGTCATGCGGTCGAGCGACTAATGCGTCGTCGACATGCTACCGCCTGCTTCCTCTTGGCGCTGGGACTACGTGAGAAGTATTATCCTACATGGATGCAAGCCGTTGAGAATACCGCGAAAAAGCTCGGTATTTCGCGAGAATACGCCATCAGCAAACCCGCTGATATCTTTCGCCAGCCAAGCACGGCTGCAGCGCGAGAAGTGCTCGGGTTGTATCACGAATCGCCTGGCACGCTGCAATTTCAATTGCCGCGAATTCGCCAGATGCAAGAGGCTTACTCCCTAGCGAAACAGCAACTCGTCGGCGCGAATCTTCGCTTGGTTGTTTCCATCGCCAAGTCGTATCGCCACCGTGGTTTGAACTTCATGGACTTGATCCAAGAAGGGAACCTCGGTCTCATGCGTGCAGTGGAAAAGTTCGACCAGTCGCTCGGGTTTAAGTTTGCGACCTATGCAACTTGGTGGATCCGGCAAGCGATTCTTAAGGCGATAACCGACCAAGCAAAACTGATCCGAGTTCCGGTCCGCATGCAGGAGCGAATTCAGTCGGTGCAAACTTCCAAGGCAGTGCTTCGGCAGGAAGAGAATCGCAACCCAACCATCGAAGAAATCGCGCATCACGCTAAGATCAGCGAAAAGGACGTTCGTCATGCCGATGCGTTGATGGGCGGGCCACTTTCGCTTGATGTTCGCTTGTCGGATGACGATGAGTTTGCTGACATCCTTCCCGATCGAAACGAGTCGCGCTCGCTAAGCGAATCAGGGCGGTCGACGGTACAACAACTTCTGCTTAAAGTTTTCAATGTTCTCAATCATCGGGAACAAGAAATCCTCCGCCGTCGCTTTGGCATCGGTGATGGCCGAACGCAAACATTGGAGGAAGTCAGTCGCGCGTTCTCATTAACGCGAGAGCGTATTCGTCAGATCGAGATCGCAGCTTTGCGTAAATTGCGAAAGTCGAGCGAATGTGCCTGTCTTGAAGATTGGATTGATGAGCCAGTAACTTTGTAA
- a CDS encoding secretin N-terminal domain-containing protein: MTSPNLSTECRAGRILAYFLVSSTLMLLLADNSFAQQEIVVESSSGPAQVHMRPGRTGGPQAIQPGGPMPEGNPPMGNPGETKPGEKPGEGKPDGDKKTEDAPKGPIQRKDEPADPADPEELKVRPDEQGKVSFNFRGQAWPDVLDWLADISNTSLDWQELPSDYLNLTTQRAYTVDEVRDLLNERLMTRGYTILQQQEGMVVAKLEGLNPARVPRVHAEDLRYCDDHEFVKVSFPLSWLIAEDAVEELKPMLSKHGTMSALATSNRLEVMDVVTNLRQMQHVLQEEQSSEVRSAKVHEFFLRYTRAEDVMNQLESLLGMQKAGGGGGMMNPQMMQQMQQMQQQMMQQMQQAQQQGGNKSRRRPSGNDDIHLVINSRQNSIIANAPPDKLVVIAEAVKMFDVPPQPGATIGSNFQRVQVFRLAQLDPKALQAMLLQAGNLDPSTQLVADDKNKALIAYATPADKITIEALISKLDGSGRQFKVIRLRRLQADYVAGSIRFMMGEGEEEEENNNRRGGYYSYYGFGQQQQDTKSKDKFRVDADVINNRLLLWANDIELESIENLLIQLGEIPAGGDSQRGRLRTLEIGSSEDADKLLKKLKEVWPQVSPAPLEIDLPAPKREESPSEQDQEVESKPQRPKDDSVTRRRRIAVPVHLASVMAEDNSAGETPTAARQTDTLESDLENLSQQELKQRYFPEAKQPSSDKPKQDQPVVIQVDQNGRLTLSSENPALLDLVEDVLNEITPPAKDWEVFELKYAPAYWVSLNLEDFFTEEDEEEDTGRSPWFWDYGREEKKEDPLRLSQRKKLKFLADSDTNTIVVQNATSEQLATIRDLIKLYDKPEPVAEEKTRLNSTYAVRYSRATAIAESVKEVFRDLLSSNDKSLQQPAQGGGDREKTPERYSSDLLSRSGSAFKGKLSIGVDSISNTLLISAEGEPLMNLVMDMVKRIDESAKQASTVRVVNLRTGIGGDKIRELLNQLLEKNDPNQQQQPNQNPNGQPNGNQPQNPNGPRGPRGGWQNGNQPQAIQIEN, encoded by the coding sequence ATGACTTCGCCGAATCTCAGCACGGAATGTCGCGCTGGACGAATCCTGGCCTATTTTCTGGTCAGTTCAACACTCATGCTGTTACTGGCAGATAACAGCTTCGCCCAACAAGAAATTGTCGTGGAATCGTCTAGCGGCCCGGCTCAAGTACACATGCGGCCAGGCCGAACAGGCGGTCCACAAGCGATTCAACCGGGTGGGCCGATGCCAGAGGGCAACCCCCCGATGGGCAATCCTGGCGAAACCAAGCCAGGCGAAAAGCCTGGAGAGGGAAAGCCAGATGGTGACAAGAAAACGGAAGATGCACCGAAAGGTCCCATCCAACGAAAAGACGAACCTGCAGACCCCGCCGATCCTGAGGAACTGAAAGTACGTCCGGATGAACAAGGCAAAGTCAGCTTCAACTTTCGTGGCCAAGCGTGGCCAGACGTCTTAGATTGGCTGGCCGATATCTCCAATACCAGTCTGGACTGGCAAGAACTTCCCAGCGATTACTTGAACCTCACCACGCAGCGTGCCTACACCGTGGATGAAGTACGTGACCTGCTAAACGAACGTTTAATGACGCGTGGCTACACCATTTTGCAGCAGCAGGAAGGTATGGTCGTCGCCAAGTTGGAAGGACTTAATCCGGCTCGCGTTCCCCGCGTTCACGCCGAAGACCTCCGCTATTGCGATGATCATGAGTTCGTCAAAGTCTCTTTTCCGCTCAGTTGGTTAATCGCCGAAGACGCCGTCGAGGAGTTGAAGCCGATGCTTAGCAAGCATGGCACGATGTCAGCACTCGCGACTTCTAATCGACTGGAGGTGATGGACGTCGTGACCAATTTACGTCAAATGCAGCATGTCCTTCAGGAAGAGCAATCATCCGAAGTGCGATCGGCAAAGGTTCACGAATTCTTTCTCCGATATACCCGCGCGGAAGACGTCATGAACCAGCTTGAATCTCTGCTGGGCATGCAAAAAGCAGGCGGTGGCGGCGGCATGATGAACCCGCAGATGATGCAGCAAATGCAACAGATGCAGCAGCAAATGATGCAGCAAATGCAACAAGCTCAACAGCAAGGTGGCAATAAGTCGCGACGCCGCCCCAGCGGCAACGATGATATCCATCTCGTCATCAATTCGCGTCAAAACAGCATTATTGCCAACGCTCCGCCGGATAAGCTGGTCGTCATTGCCGAAGCGGTCAAGATGTTCGACGTGCCGCCGCAGCCAGGGGCAACGATTGGCTCGAACTTTCAACGAGTCCAAGTCTTTCGTCTGGCACAACTCGATCCCAAAGCCCTTCAGGCCATGCTCCTACAAGCAGGCAATCTCGATCCTTCCACGCAGTTGGTAGCGGATGACAAAAACAAAGCTCTAATCGCCTACGCCACCCCAGCCGACAAGATCACCATTGAAGCATTGATCAGCAAGTTGGATGGCAGCGGACGACAGTTTAAAGTGATTCGCCTCCGTCGTCTTCAGGCTGATTACGTAGCAGGTTCAATTCGCTTCATGATGGGCGAAGGGGAGGAAGAGGAAGAGAACAACAACCGGCGCGGAGGCTACTACTCGTATTACGGCTTCGGTCAACAGCAGCAAGACACGAAAAGCAAAGACAAATTCCGCGTCGACGCCGATGTGATCAACAATCGTCTCCTTCTCTGGGCAAATGACATCGAACTGGAGTCGATCGAAAATCTCCTGATCCAGTTGGGCGAGATTCCGGCCGGTGGAGATTCTCAGCGAGGACGTTTACGGACGCTCGAAATTGGTTCTTCCGAAGATGCAGACAAGCTGCTCAAAAAGTTAAAGGAAGTGTGGCCCCAAGTCTCGCCGGCTCCACTGGAAATTGACTTGCCAGCCCCCAAGAGGGAAGAGTCACCTTCCGAACAAGACCAGGAAGTCGAGTCGAAACCGCAGCGTCCGAAAGACGACTCGGTCACTCGCCGCCGACGAATCGCGGTTCCGGTACATCTGGCTTCGGTGATGGCCGAAGATAACTCAGCAGGGGAAACGCCTACTGCCGCCCGTCAAACCGACACCTTGGAATCGGATCTGGAGAATCTCTCGCAGCAAGAACTCAAGCAGCGGTACTTTCCCGAGGCCAAACAACCATCGAGTGACAAGCCCAAACAAGACCAGCCCGTCGTGATTCAGGTTGATCAAAATGGTCGCCTGACACTTTCCTCAGAGAATCCAGCTTTGCTCGATTTGGTCGAGGATGTCCTCAACGAAATCACCCCCCCTGCGAAAGACTGGGAAGTCTTCGAGCTCAAGTATGCTCCCGCCTACTGGGTCTCATTGAATCTAGAAGACTTCTTTACCGAGGAAGATGAAGAGGAAGATACCGGGCGATCCCCTTGGTTTTGGGACTACGGCCGCGAAGAGAAAAAAGAAGATCCACTGCGATTGTCCCAACGCAAGAAACTGAAGTTTCTGGCCGATTCCGACACGAATACGATCGTCGTCCAGAATGCAACCTCCGAGCAATTGGCGACCATCCGCGATCTCATCAAGTTGTATGACAAACCAGAACCGGTCGCCGAAGAAAAGACTCGGTTGAACTCAACCTATGCAGTTCGCTACTCCCGAGCCACGGCCATCGCCGAGTCGGTCAAAGAAGTCTTTCGAGATCTACTTTCCTCGAACGACAAGTCCCTTCAGCAGCCAGCTCAGGGTGGTGGCGATCGCGAGAAAACGCCAGAGCGTTACTCGAGCGACTTGTTATCGCGAAGTGGTTCGGCCTTTAAAGGCAAGCTTTCGATCGGCGTCGATAGTATCTCGAATACACTGCTTATTTCCGCCGAAGGGGAACCGCTAATGAATCTGGTCATGGATATGGTTAAGCGGATCGACGAATCGGCCAAACAAGCCTCGACGGTACGCGTGGTGAATCTGCGAACCGGGATCGGTGGTGACAAGATTCGGGAATTGCTAAATCAACTTTTAGAAAAGAACGATCCCAATCAGCAGCAGCAACCCAATCAAAACCCAAACGGCCAGCCCAACGGCAATCAGCCCCAGAATCCGAACGGCCCGCGTGGCCCTCGAGGAGGCTGGCAGAACGGAAATCAGCCTCAAGCAATCCAGATCGAGAACTAG